The following proteins come from a genomic window of Candidatus Hydrogenedentota bacterium:
- a CDS encoding BlaI/MecI/CopY family transcriptional regulator, translating to MNKSTPLDLGRRERQIMEAVYACGQASVTDVLEAIPDPPSYSTVRAILNSLEEKGHLQRKKLGKKFLYVPTVSPENARHSVLKRMVSTFFNGSAAQAAASLIEMDVNKLSNDDLDRLSALIEEAKQKGR from the coding sequence ATGAACAAATCTACCCCCCTCGATCTCGGGCGGCGCGAGCGCCAGATTATGGAGGCCGTCTATGCCTGCGGCCAGGCCTCCGTCACCGACGTGCTGGAGGCCATCCCCGACCCGCCCAGCTACTCCACCGTGCGGGCCATCCTCAATTCCCTTGAAGAAAAGGGCCACCTCCAGCGGAAGAAACTCGGCAAGAAATTTCTCTACGTACCCACGGTCTCCCCCGAGAATGCGCGACACTCTGTACTCAAGCGGATGGTCAGCACCTTCTTCAATGGGTCCGCCGCCCAGGCCGCCGCGTCCCTCATCGAGATGGATGTAAACAAACTCAGCAACGACGATCTCGACCGGCTGTCGGCCCTGATCGAGGAAGCCAAGCAGAAGGGGCGCTGA